From a region of the Nonlabens sp. Hel1_33_55 genome:
- a CDS encoding GIY-YIG nuclease family protein, whose product MKKILYLLKFKNNYNNVFKIGITKNLKQRIYCLENATSLRIDYYNSSVITHDETSKINLLEKNLLEITMKWKTKWTPESNFSGMHEVRYIEAFSVVEKFLGDQDKYGIIYKSYSGIDVCGQYFKKGIPKVYFPIDKTIKGISPILKNDINDYCIENNIAYREILNTALYNYAIKIGINRVDDVAIEGYDNFYKI is encoded by the coding sequence ATGAAAAAAATATTATATCTCCTAAAATTCAAGAATAACTACAATAACGTCTTTAAGATTGGAATTACTAAAAATCTCAAGCAAAGAATCTACTGCTTAGAAAATGCTACAAGCTTGAGAATAGATTACTATAACTCTTCAGTTATAACTCACGATGAAACCTCAAAGATTAATTTATTAGAAAAAAATCTTTTGGAAATAACTATGAAGTGGAAAACAAAATGGACACCTGAAAGTAATTTCAGCGGAATGCATGAAGTGAGATACATCGAGGCATTTTCTGTGGTAGAAAAGTTTTTAGGTGACCAGGATAAATATGGTATTATCTATAAATCTTATTCTGGTATTGATGTATGTGGTCAATACTTCAAGAAAGGTATTCCAAAAGTCTATTTCCCTATCGACAAAACAATAAAGGGAATTTCCCCAATACTAAAAAATGATATTAACGACTACTGTATAGAGAACAATATCGCATATCGAGAAATTTTAAATACTGCGCTTTACAATTATGCAATAAAGATCGGGATTAATCGAGTTGATGATGTGGCTATAGAAGGATACGATAATTTTTATAAAATATAA
- a CDS encoding ParA family protein, translating into MCKIILITHQKGGVGKSTLTFNLALNLADSAKVAIIDFDAQGSLMQLQSTTKTMDILESPADLNSISSLRFDFIFIDTPPYLSSSLPQLIRIADLIVVPTKAGVLDLMAITNTIELINQTGGLKKTMIVLNMVKPNTTLTLDILIELNKLEASVAKTHISDLVSFTRSVIQGGLGKNDKAISQIDNLTREILTKLLEQ; encoded by the coding sequence ATGTGTAAAATTATACTAATTACCCATCAAAAAGGCGGTGTAGGTAAATCTACCCTCACTTTTAATCTAGCACTTAACCTTGCGGACAGCGCTAAAGTCGCAATCATTGATTTTGATGCTCAAGGCAGTTTGATGCAATTGCAATCAACCACTAAAACAATGGATATCTTAGAAAGTCCGGCAGATTTGAATTCGATAAGTTCTCTTAGGTTTGACTTCATTTTTATAGACACACCACCCTACTTGTCAAGTTCATTGCCTCAATTGATACGTATTGCAGATCTAATTGTTGTTCCTACTAAGGCTGGGGTTTTAGACCTTATGGCTATTACCAATACGATAGAGTTGATAAATCAAACTGGAGGTCTTAAAAAAACAATGATCGTTCTAAATATGGTCAAGCCTAACACAACATTGACCCTTGACATCTTAATTGAACTCAATAAATTGGAGGCTTCTGTAGCCAAAACTCACATCAGCGATTTAGTTTCTTTTACAAGATCAGTAATTCAAGGCGGTTTGGGAAAAAACGATAAAGCAATAAGTCAAATTGACAATTTAACTAGAGAAATACTAACAAAATTACTTGAACAATAG
- a CDS encoding relaxase/mobilization nuclease domain-containing protein, which yields MIAKLQSIHYTTSALLYCERGGELLTTNKCLGNGREIAKQMLLNNSFNDRCEANTYHIKIRMAPEDKGLLNNQDWIDISHIYATKHKFEDHMYAVYIHEEGTESEHIHIVASRIGENNLAVSDSFTHYKNMDFCREMERKYKLRKVERVLEKAKNKEVFQRNDKRMKPLEKKIKIAIGQSDHLIDLEFHLKNIGVTLKIGRGISFKDEDGVYYKGSSINRSYSLKGIKELLSYNQQEKRSIAPAMKQKQESVKPSIKFKL from the coding sequence ATGATCGCTAAACTTCAATCGATTCATTATACCACTAGTGCACTACTCTACTGTGAAAGAGGTGGCGAACTATTGACCACGAATAAATGTTTAGGCAATGGCAGAGAGATCGCTAAACAAATGCTATTGAATAACTCCTTTAATGATAGATGTGAAGCAAATACTTATCACATCAAAATCAGAATGGCTCCAGAGGATAAAGGCCTATTGAATAATCAAGATTGGATTGACATATCCCATATTTATGCCACAAAACATAAATTCGAAGACCACATGTATGCCGTGTATATTCATGAGGAAGGAACTGAATCGGAACATATTCATATTGTGGCCTCACGTATTGGCGAGAATAACTTAGCCGTATCAGATAGCTTTACCCATTACAAAAATATGGACTTCTGCAGGGAAATGGAGCGTAAATACAAGTTGAGAAAAGTTGAACGTGTATTAGAAAAAGCTAAAAACAAAGAGGTTTTTCAACGTAATGACAAAAGGATGAAACCTCTAGAAAAGAAGATCAAGATTGCAATTGGACAATCGGATCATCTAATTGATTTAGAATTTCATCTTAAAAACATAGGCGTTACCTTGAAGATTGGCAGAGGGATTTCTTTTAAGGATGAAGACGGTGTTTACTACAAAGGATCAAGTATTAATAGAAGTTATTCCTTAAAGGGAATTAAAGAGTTGTTGTCTTATAACCAGCAAGAAAAAAGATCCATTGCTCCAGCTATGAAGCAAAAGCAGGAATCTGTCAAACCATCAATAAAATTTAAGCTTTGA
- a CDS encoding toprim domain-containing protein → MNARQAKSIPIVSLLKQLGYTPNKANEREAWFKSPFRNERTASLKVDLKKNVWFDHGVNFGGNGIDLFMKLENIEFTKALKMFNDKFEGFSFHQHKADPINENSNTQILETTKVLNKELQSYCSSRFISKYAQTFLTQVAYKVNSKSYVSIGIQNRSGGWELRNSALKNCLGVKDITYINLGKKTVFVTEGIFDFLSIVTFKNIDRLNADFIILNSVNQVSRSINTLKNYSSIRLYLDNDNAGDRATITLLNQLENAKDFRPKYKKFIDLNEWLIDRNQLKSKPV, encoded by the coding sequence ATGAACGCACGACAGGCAAAATCAATACCAATAGTATCATTATTAAAACAGCTGGGCTATACTCCAAATAAAGCCAACGAAAGAGAAGCCTGGTTTAAGAGTCCTTTTAGAAATGAGCGCACAGCATCATTAAAAGTTGACCTAAAAAAAAATGTTTGGTTTGATCATGGTGTCAATTTTGGCGGAAACGGAATTGACTTATTCATGAAACTAGAGAATATAGAATTCACAAAAGCACTTAAAATGTTCAACGATAAATTTGAAGGTTTTTCTTTTCATCAGCACAAAGCAGATCCAATAAATGAAAACAGTAACACGCAAATATTGGAAACAACAAAAGTTCTAAACAAAGAATTACAATCATATTGTAGCTCTAGATTTATATCAAAATATGCACAGACATTTCTGACTCAGGTGGCGTATAAAGTGAATTCAAAATCATATGTCTCGATAGGAATTCAGAATCGATCTGGAGGATGGGAGTTGAGAAATTCAGCTTTAAAAAACTGTCTTGGGGTAAAGGATATTACATATATCAATTTAGGAAAAAAAACAGTGTTTGTAACAGAGGGAATTTTTGATTTCTTGAGTATAGTGACTTTCAAAAATATAGATCGACTGAATGCAGATTTCATCATTCTAAATTCCGTTAATCAGGTAAGTCGATCAATCAATACTCTGAAAAATTATAGCTCAATCAGGCTCTATTTAGATAATGATAATGCAGGTGATCGCGCAACTATCACCCTACTTAATCAGCTCGAAAATGCAAAAGACTTTCGGCCAAAATATAAAAAGTTTATTGATTTGAACGAATGGTTGATTGATCGCAATCAATTAAAATCAAAACCAGTTTAG
- a CDS encoding primase-helicase family protein, with translation MKNSKENHDERNWYARVGTDTFKFSQFPVGDNEFRTKIIRWSYQNIVNDHSKDFANGIPKYDGFIYEPDNIGLKKEIGDYLNEYSCLSHIPKEGDVTITLEFLKHIFGEQMELGLDYLQIMYLDPKHFLPVLCLVSKERNTGKSTFGKWIKDIYEDNALFIGVRDLASQFNGDWLNNLVLIIDETMISLQQVVETMKFLSTSYKAQSESKNKDRKSVNFYGKFIPISNHETTFIKIDQDETRFWVRKIPVLKEDDVNILKHLKKEIPHFLHYLTHRKLSTTRVGRMHFDPKELETQALVNLKRASRHPKLIELELFLIDLMDELGRDQLQFTLGDLYTITKEEIGETKSSLKDILLNHFNILPLQNSSNYDKIIKDPIGDFATIRKKGKFYTLNRKLVDK, from the coding sequence ATGAAAAATAGTAAAGAAAACCATGACGAAAGAAATTGGTATGCTCGTGTAGGTACCGACACTTTTAAATTTTCACAGTTTCCTGTTGGAGACAATGAGTTTCGAACGAAAATCATTCGCTGGTCGTATCAAAATATTGTTAATGACCATAGTAAAGATTTTGCTAATGGGATTCCTAAATATGATGGTTTTATTTATGAGCCAGACAATATTGGGCTCAAAAAAGAGATAGGAGACTATTTGAACGAGTACTCTTGCTTGTCCCATATTCCTAAAGAAGGAGATGTAACTATCACACTAGAATTTCTAAAACACATTTTTGGAGAACAAATGGAATTAGGTCTGGACTATCTACAAATAATGTATTTAGATCCTAAACATTTTCTTCCTGTACTATGTTTAGTCTCGAAAGAAAGGAATACAGGTAAAAGCACCTTTGGTAAGTGGATTAAAGACATCTACGAGGACAACGCTTTGTTTATCGGAGTAAGGGATTTGGCTAGTCAATTTAACGGAGATTGGCTTAACAACTTGGTTTTAATCATTGATGAGACCATGATAAGCCTCCAGCAGGTTGTCGAGACAATGAAGTTCCTAAGTACATCTTATAAAGCTCAATCAGAGAGTAAAAATAAAGATCGTAAAAGTGTCAATTTTTATGGGAAATTTATCCCAATTAGTAATCATGAGACCACATTTATAAAAATTGATCAAGACGAAACTAGGTTTTGGGTTCGAAAAATTCCTGTTTTGAAAGAAGACGATGTGAATATACTTAAACATCTTAAAAAGGAAATACCGCATTTTTTACATTATTTAACTCACCGTAAACTCAGTACAACTAGAGTTGGAAGAATGCATTTCGATCCAAAAGAATTAGAAACTCAAGCTTTAGTAAATCTAAAACGAGCCAGTAGACATCCAAAACTTATTGAATTAGAATTATTTCTTATTGATCTTATGGACGAGCTGGGTAGAGATCAATTACAATTCACGTTGGGAGACTTATACACCATTACTAAAGAAGAAATTGGAGAAACTAAATCTTCCTTGAAAGACATACTTCTTAATCATTTCAATATTCTGCCTTTACAAAATTCATCCAATTATGATAAAATCATAAAAGATCCGATTGGTGACTTTGCTACAATCAGAAAAAAAGGAAAGTTCTACACACTAAACAGAAAATTAGTAGATAAGTAG
- a CDS encoding helix-turn-helix domain-containing protein — translation MNDLELKDQLNRIEDALCNNKAVLTADEVSLFTGLSKKYIYTLTSKKQIPFYKPLGKVLYFSKKEVEEWMLTNGVKSSQQLASEATSYILNNKISK, via the coding sequence ATGAACGATTTAGAATTAAAAGACCAATTAAATAGAATAGAAGATGCTTTATGTAACAATAAGGCTGTCCTAACCGCAGATGAAGTCTCACTATTTACGGGACTTTCAAAAAAGTATATCTATACTTTAACCTCTAAAAAGCAAATACCGTTCTATAAACCATTAGGTAAGGTATTGTATTTCAGTAAGAAAGAGGTCGAAGAATGGATGCTTACTAATGGTGTGAAGTCTTCACAGCAATTAGCATCAGAAGCCACTAGCTACATACTTAATAATAAGATCTCAAAATAA
- a CDS encoding site-specific integrase, which translates to MKITLKSKKLKNSRESLFIEYYNGSTVDDTGKRKHRRSFEYLNLYLDNSSKERKIQNQNKENLELAENILSIRKSEHLQGKYKIANTRKKNTNFLEYYTKLKEERFESKGNYDNWDAAGLHLERYCPSHYTFEDVNEDFVRGFRKYLDQTAKTKSHTSLSQNTKHTYYNKFKACLRRAFEENFLDKDLRKAAKSFEMAESNREYLTMNELEKLARTYCKYPQLKNAFLVSCLSGLRWSDIDKLKWYEVRDEPNGCKINFRQKKTKGMEYLPISQQSRDLMGSRRGEFEKVFKGLKYGATYNAELLKWCIRAGIPKHITFHSARHTNALLLLTMGADIYTVSKRLGHRELRTTEIYAKIIDEKMKEAAELIPELKIQNNA; encoded by the coding sequence ATGAAAATCACTCTTAAAAGTAAAAAACTCAAAAATTCTAGAGAAAGCTTATTTATTGAATACTACAATGGCTCTACCGTTGATGATACTGGAAAGAGAAAACATAGAAGGTCATTTGAGTATCTCAACCTTTATCTGGATAACAGTTCCAAGGAAAGAAAGATTCAAAATCAAAATAAAGAAAATCTAGAGTTAGCTGAAAACATTCTTTCTATACGCAAGTCGGAGCATCTTCAAGGGAAGTATAAAATTGCAAACACTAGAAAGAAAAACACAAACTTTCTTGAGTACTATACCAAGCTCAAAGAAGAGAGATTTGAGAGTAAAGGGAACTATGATAATTGGGACGCAGCCGGATTACATCTAGAAAGATACTGTCCTAGCCATTACACATTTGAAGACGTAAACGAAGATTTTGTCAGAGGGTTTAGAAAGTACTTGGATCAAACCGCAAAAACAAAATCTCACACTAGTTTATCTCAGAATACAAAACATACCTATTACAACAAGTTCAAAGCTTGTCTGCGCCGGGCGTTCGAAGAAAACTTCTTAGACAAAGACCTACGAAAAGCTGCAAAATCTTTTGAAATGGCTGAATCTAATCGAGAATATTTAACGATGAATGAATTAGAAAAATTGGCTCGTACTTACTGTAAGTATCCACAATTAAAAAATGCGTTCTTGGTTTCTTGCTTGTCAGGATTAAGGTGGTCCGATATTGATAAACTAAAATGGTATGAAGTGAGGGACGAACCTAATGGATGTAAAATTAATTTTCGCCAGAAGAAAACTAAGGGAATGGAATATTTACCGATAAGCCAGCAATCAAGAGATCTCATGGGAAGTAGACGAGGTGAATTTGAAAAAGTTTTTAAAGGACTCAAATATGGAGCAACTTATAATGCAGAGCTTTTGAAATGGTGCATTCGAGCTGGTATTCCAAAACATATTACATTTCATAGCGCTAGACATACCAATGCACTACTCCTACTTACAATGGGCGCTGATATTTATACGGTATCTAAAAGATTAGGGCATCGTGAGCTTCGAACCACGGAGATTTACGCTAAGATCATTGATGAAAAAATGAAAGAGGCCGCAGAGCTTATACCTGAATTAAAAATTCAAAACAATGCATAA
- the mnmE gene encoding tRNA uridine-5-carboxymethylaminomethyl(34) synthesis GTPase MnmE: MFKNDTIVALATPAGSGAIAVIRLSGPDAHAIAGGVFVPAFAKAKSKPNAKLYERLHPNTVTLGHVLDGDRVVDQVLLTRFDGPRSYTGEDVVEFSCHGSIYIQQEIIGLCLRKGARAAKAGEFTLQAFLNAKMDLSQAEAVADLIASESETAHQMAIQQMRGGFSNELQDLRKQLLNFSSMIELELDFSEEDVEFANRDDLKKLLAESQKTLRKLIDSFALGNVLKSGIPIAIVGEPNVGKSTLLNALLNEDKAIVSDIAGTTRDSIEDEINIEGIRFRFIDTAGIRETTDTIETMGIQRSYSKAEQSRLVLYLLDATQLNTNPRIVHCLMRIQIMKEKFPDKPIVVVLNKLDEITGLEHAEITKQLTKRSPETIVISLSAKSGTGVEELKEALVASFQSGALSADDSIVSNARHYDALQKAYATLMEVQQGIENDISSEFLAIDIKATAEHIGLITGEITNDELLGNIFSQFCIGK, encoded by the coding sequence ATGTTTAAAAACGATACCATTGTAGCACTGGCGACGCCAGCAGGATCTGGGGCCATTGCAGTAATACGACTTTCTGGACCCGATGCTCATGCTATTGCTGGTGGTGTTTTTGTTCCCGCTTTCGCGAAAGCGAAATCAAAACCAAATGCAAAACTATACGAACGACTGCATCCTAATACCGTAACATTAGGACACGTTCTGGATGGCGATCGTGTCGTAGATCAGGTATTGTTGACGCGATTTGATGGTCCTAGATCTTACACGGGCGAAGACGTTGTGGAATTCTCCTGTCATGGGTCCATCTACATACAGCAAGAAATCATAGGATTGTGTCTGCGCAAGGGTGCGAGAGCCGCAAAAGCAGGTGAATTCACACTACAAGCCTTCTTGAACGCAAAGATGGACTTATCACAAGCGGAAGCTGTGGCCGACCTAATCGCATCAGAAAGTGAAACGGCGCACCAGATGGCCATCCAGCAAATGCGCGGTGGATTTTCTAACGAGCTGCAAGATTTGAGAAAGCAATTATTGAACTTCTCTAGTATGATTGAGCTGGAACTAGATTTTAGCGAGGAAGATGTAGAGTTTGCCAATAGAGATGACTTGAAAAAATTACTTGCAGAAAGTCAAAAGACGCTTAGAAAACTTATTGATTCCTTTGCTTTGGGCAACGTTCTAAAGTCTGGAATCCCTATCGCCATCGTGGGAGAACCCAATGTTGGTAAATCTACATTACTGAATGCTTTACTTAATGAGGATAAAGCTATTGTAAGTGATATTGCAGGAACTACCAGAGATAGTATCGAGGACGAGATCAACATTGAGGGAATCAGATTCAGATTCATCGACACAGCTGGAATACGCGAGACGACAGACACCATCGAGACGATGGGTATCCAACGCAGTTATTCAAAAGCAGAACAATCCAGATTGGTACTCTATCTATTAGATGCTACACAGCTCAATACTAATCCGCGAATAGTTCACTGCTTGATGCGCATTCAGATCATGAAGGAAAAGTTTCCAGACAAACCCATCGTGGTAGTTCTCAATAAGCTAGACGAAATCACTGGACTGGAACACGCCGAAATCACTAAACAACTTACCAAACGCTCACCAGAAACTATAGTAATATCTCTAAGTGCAAAATCAGGTACAGGCGTTGAGGAATTGAAAGAAGCACTAGTTGCTAGTTTCCAAAGCGGCGCGCTAAGCGCAGACGACAGCATCGTGAGTAATGCTAGACATTATGATGCGCTACAAAAAGCATACGCAACGCTCATGGAAGTACAACAAGGCATCGAAAACGATATCTCTAGCGAGTTCCTTGCTATAGACATCAAAGCCACTGCAGAGCACATAGGCCTAATCACGGGTGAGATTACAAATGATGAATTGTTGGGTAATATTTTCTCGCAGTTTTGCATCGGGAAGTAA
- a CDS encoding prolyl oligopeptidase family serine peptidase, with protein sequence MRNLQLWVAVCVLFAFAKANSQEKLTYQQPSEEIMKLVDYDRPPWVLIDENAENMVLMYRDTYKSIADLSEEEMRLGGLRINPKTNIGSRTTFYDKVAIQKVGSKEMTAVKGLPAQPKLSNVNWSPDESMIAMTHTTTNGTEVWVLDVEKATARKLTDDTVNANMGNPIDWYEDGSALMVKMLATDRKPLIDTSIAVPEGPTISTSDGSKAQNRTYQDLLKNPADEHNFEQLALSRLVKVNLDGTATDFLSGAMYTSLSFSPDGSHVMVSKLQKPFSYIVTYGRFPEKSTVYDLDGNKVAVVNDVPLIEEMPQGFMAEREGKRNVSWRADKPHTLMYAEALDGGDPEKDVPYRDIVYSWEAPFNDNSATELLKTKDRFSGIQFGDDDTAIAYDYWWNTRNTRTYVFNPSDNSVEPKVISDRSYQDVYSDPGNFVTTKNEFGNSVLQLDGDMAYLMGDGYSDEGQFPFVDQMNLKTGSTKRIYKSQYTDKKESLVESLDMDKGLVLVRIEGPTEYPNYYIRDIKKKNKLNQISFFENPFSGLQNVHKELVTYKRDDGVDLSATLYLPPNYDMKKKEKLPMLVWAYPREYKDAASAGQNTQNPNEFIYPSYGSFVYWVMKGYAVLDDAAFPIIGEGDEEPNDTFIPQLVANGKAAIDAVDDMGYIDRNRVGVGGHSYGAFMTANLLAHSDLFAAGIARSGAYNRTLTPFGFQSEERNYWEAPDIYNTMSPFMNAEKVDEPILLVHGQADNNSGTYPLQSERYFNALKGLGATARLVMLPKESHGYAAKESILHVLWEQDQWLEKYVKNKPSTSSDMKADKKMKG encoded by the coding sequence ATGAGAAATCTACAATTATGGGTGGCTGTTTGTGTTTTATTCGCTTTCGCGAAAGCGAACTCACAAGAAAAGCTAACCTACCAACAACCATCTGAAGAAATCATGAAACTCGTGGATTATGATCGCCCGCCATGGGTGCTCATCGACGAGAATGCAGAAAATATGGTGCTCATGTACCGCGACACCTACAAGTCCATTGCAGATTTGTCAGAGGAAGAAATGCGTCTGGGTGGTCTGCGTATCAATCCTAAAACCAACATTGGAAGTCGTACTACTTTTTACGATAAGGTTGCTATTCAAAAAGTAGGATCTAAGGAAATGACTGCGGTTAAAGGACTGCCTGCGCAACCAAAACTGTCCAATGTCAACTGGTCTCCAGATGAATCCATGATCGCCATGACACACACTACCACAAACGGTACTGAGGTTTGGGTGCTGGACGTTGAAAAAGCAACGGCCCGCAAACTGACAGATGATACTGTCAATGCAAATATGGGAAACCCTATTGATTGGTATGAAGACGGCAGCGCTTTAATGGTCAAAATGCTGGCTACAGATCGTAAACCGCTAATCGATACGAGTATTGCAGTACCTGAAGGACCTACCATTTCTACTAGCGACGGTAGCAAAGCACAAAACAGGACCTATCAAGACTTATTGAAAAACCCAGCAGATGAGCATAATTTTGAGCAACTGGCATTAAGCCGATTAGTCAAGGTAAATTTGGATGGTACTGCAACCGATTTTCTTTCAGGTGCTATGTATACCAGCCTGAGTTTTTCACCTGATGGATCGCATGTAATGGTTTCCAAACTTCAAAAGCCATTCTCTTATATAGTGACTTACGGTAGATTCCCAGAAAAATCTACGGTTTATGACCTTGATGGAAATAAAGTAGCGGTCGTTAACGATGTCCCACTTATTGAGGAAATGCCACAGGGATTCATGGCTGAACGTGAAGGAAAACGTAATGTTTCCTGGCGTGCAGATAAACCTCATACTCTAATGTATGCTGAGGCTCTTGACGGTGGTGATCCTGAGAAAGATGTTCCTTATCGGGATATCGTCTATAGTTGGGAAGCTCCATTTAACGACAATAGCGCGACTGAATTACTTAAAACAAAAGACCGTTTTTCAGGAATTCAGTTTGGCGATGATGATACAGCCATTGCTTACGACTATTGGTGGAACACTAGAAATACAAGAACTTACGTATTCAATCCATCTGATAACTCTGTAGAGCCTAAGGTTATTTCTGACCGCAGCTACCAGGATGTCTATTCAGATCCAGGTAATTTTGTAACTACCAAAAATGAATTTGGTAACAGCGTACTTCAATTGGATGGCGATATGGCATATCTAATGGGTGATGGATACAGTGATGAAGGTCAATTTCCTTTTGTTGACCAAATGAATTTAAAAACTGGATCCACAAAAAGAATTTATAAATCACAATACACTGACAAAAAAGAATCTCTGGTGGAGTCTCTTGACATGGATAAAGGGCTGGTTTTGGTACGAATTGAAGGACCAACGGAATATCCCAATTATTACATCAGAGACATTAAAAAGAAAAACAAGCTAAATCAAATAAGCTTTTTCGAGAATCCATTTTCTGGCTTGCAGAATGTCCATAAGGAATTGGTTACCTATAAAAGAGATGATGGTGTTGATTTGAGTGCTACGCTTTACTTGCCGCCTAATTATGATATGAAGAAGAAGGAGAAACTACCTATGTTGGTCTGGGCTTATCCACGGGAATATAAAGACGCAGCAAGCGCTGGACAAAACACACAAAATCCAAACGAATTTATCTATCCATCATATGGAAGCTTTGTGTATTGGGTTATGAAAGGCTATGCCGTGCTGGATGATGCAGCATTTCCCATCATAGGTGAAGGAGATGAAGAGCCTAATGATACTTTTATCCCACAACTGGTAGCAAACGGAAAAGCGGCAATCGATGCCGTTGATGATATGGGATATATTGATAGAAATAGAGTAGGAGTTGGCGGTCACAGCTATGGCGCCTTTATGACGGCAAACCTGCTGGCTCATTCTGATCTATTTGCCGCTGGAATTGCAAGGTCTGGAGCTTATAATAGAACGTTGACACCTTTTGGATTCCAAAGTGAGGAGCGTAACTATTGGGAAGCACCAGACATTTACAATACTATGTCACCATTCATGAATGCCGAAAAAGTTGATGAACCTATCCTATTGGTTCACGGACAGGCAGATAACAACAGCGGTACGTATCCATTACAAAGTGAGCGTTATTTCAATGCTTTGAAAGGATTAGGCGCAACAGCAAGACTTGTTATGTTGCCTAAGGAAAGCCACGGATATGCAGCTAAAGAATCCATTCTTCACGTTTTATGGGAACAAGATCAGTGGTTGGAAAAGTACGTGAAGAACAAACCATCCACATCCAGCGATATGAAAGCAGACAAAAAGATGAAAGGATAA
- a CDS encoding DUF4268 domain-containing protein translates to MFSIEEAKQVRQDFWTFFGKRYHRKWTLYDTKLKDVNLKFSMENNQAIISLDIEHDDIIFRHYYFEKFESFKSVMEDEVSADLIFERDHILESGKVISRIYVSMDNVKITRKTDWPTVYEFFYENMDKLETFFWEYKDFIED, encoded by the coding sequence ATGTTTTCAATAGAAGAAGCTAAACAGGTGCGTCAGGATTTCTGGACGTTTTTTGGAAAGCGGTATCATCGCAAGTGGACGCTGTATGACACAAAGCTAAAAGATGTTAACCTCAAATTTTCAATGGAAAATAATCAAGCCATTATCTCACTGGACATAGAACATGATGACATTATCTTCCGGCATTATTATTTTGAAAAGTTTGAAAGCTTTAAATCGGTGATGGAGGATGAAGTTAGTGCTGATTTAATATTCGAAAGAGACCATATCCTAGAGTCAGGAAAAGTCATATCGAGAATCTACGTTAGCATGGATAACGTCAAAATAACTCGGAAAACCGACTGGCCAACGGTCTATGAGTTCTTCTATGAGAACATGGATAAATTGGAAACCTTCTTTTGGGAATACAAAGATTTTATTGAGGATTGA